One Phocaeicola dorei genomic region harbors:
- the rhaM gene encoding L-rhamnose mutarotase — MKREAFKMFLKPGFEKEYEKRHAAIWPELKKMLSDGGVYDYSIYWDKDTNILFACQKTKGDESSQDMGANPIVQKWWDYMADIMEVNPDNSPVTIPLPEVFHMD; from the coding sequence ATGAAACGTGAAGCTTTTAAGATGTTCTTGAAGCCGGGCTTTGAGAAAGAGTACGAAAAAAGACATGCGGCTATTTGGCCGGAATTGAAGAAAATGTTATCTGATGGAGGAGTATATGATTACTCCATTTATTGGGATAAGGATACTAATATTCTGTTTGCCTGTCAGAAGACAAAAGGAGATGAGTCTTCGCAAGATATGGGGGCCAATCCCATTGTACAGAAATGGTGGGATTATATGGCGGATATCATGGAAGTAAATCCGGATAATTCTCCGGTAACCATCCCGCTGCCTGAAGTCTTCCACATGGACTAA